One window of Paludibacter propionicigenes WB4 genomic DNA carries:
- a CDS encoding glycoside hydrolase family 2 TIM barrel-domain containing protein gives MKKIVGLVITLASFTASAQQSKFSNVYSFIENTAVFEINQTEGHTVCIPSKSVGEALNLQKSKSENVLSLNGKWKFHFANTPEGTPNNFFASNFNDQKWSEITVPSNWEMQGFGDPFFRNVAQPFRSNPPFVPREYNPTGSYRKSFTLPANWKGKHIFLRMEKTASASFVWVNGQEVGYNEGAQEPAEYDVTSFLKPGKNTIAVNVIKYSDGVYLESQDYWRLAGIFDDVWLFAKSDVHIFDWHATTDLDENYKNAKLNLQITVNNQSKTDKQNYKVRTSLFNAQNVLVQNFTSDAVQITADNKQIINISSEVLNPKKWTAETPNLYKLTLELINGEGKTEEVIAGRIGFKETEIRHQVFYLNGKAIKLNGINSHMQHPDLGHTMDEATIRKDFEILKQFNINCVRTSHYPPVSRYLELADEYGLYIIDEAGDEAHATEYLSDRTEWVPMYRERVRKMVLRDRNHASILFWSAGNESGEGKNICDVIDEGKKYDSTRSWMYGGNAFSHPCEEIIGPRYPSPFELKNQVGMIPESVDPRPSFMDEYLSVAGNAGGGLDEYWDVIYQYPRIMGGAIWDFVSPGLHEPVRKLTDSSPNNVPTNIMGRAKLVAGHDGKGIDLNGHDQWVEVYQDKNIEISGNELTVSFWIFPRDLMKTGGTLLTKGNYQFGLQQIGDKSLDFYIYTSRKTVVSAELPKDWIQNWHHVAGIYDGKSISLFIDNKKVAEKPVTGKITNFPFPLNIGKNAETQGQHLSSYLCDAIIDQVGIFPKAIEINDLFAAKPDLKNSAALWLDFEQEQKEGEFFSYGIGARTYGSIWPDRRVEPEMWQMKKSAQPISVKWSNAEKMEIEVQNRNFFTNTNAFDARWNLEENGITIASGKLEVDVEAEAKKIYVLPITKPQLKAGATYLVTVSFHSKEAAQWAPKGFELYWDQLEMPWIVPADKKLVQHQTNSLKVTNNEQQLIVSGVNFDYSFNKADGQLYSMKYMGTELLKQGAQLNVWRAPLANEQDDWTAGSGRAEGYGRMVANSWYAIGLDKMKSKLESFRVENKTENVIVSIRTIDLFGNAGNAGFENEMIYTITPDGEISLQHTINPNGRMPPSLPRIGTKWVFNDQMQNVEWFGRGPQENYPDRKTGYRIGRYKTTVDEMFMPYLIPQDCGLRTDNKWVTLSNKDGIGIEFSADKSFNFNCYNYTTENLSKAKYTYQLVKSDGVTFNFDYQTTGVGCTAIGVLNKYQTLPQAIQFTSSIKPFKINK, from the coding sequence ATGAAAAAAATAGTTGGTTTAGTTATCACGCTAGCAAGTTTTACAGCCTCCGCACAGCAATCGAAATTTTCGAACGTTTATTCTTTCATAGAAAATACAGCGGTATTTGAAATCAACCAGACTGAAGGTCACACGGTTTGTATTCCTTCGAAATCGGTTGGTGAAGCATTAAATCTTCAGAAATCGAAGTCAGAAAATGTGCTTTCGTTGAATGGAAAGTGGAAATTCCATTTTGCCAATACTCCCGAAGGTACACCCAACAACTTTTTCGCATCCAATTTTAATGATCAGAAATGGTCTGAAATTACAGTTCCGTCCAACTGGGAAATGCAGGGTTTTGGCGATCCTTTTTTCCGAAATGTTGCACAACCGTTTCGCTCCAATCCGCCTTTTGTTCCCCGCGAATACAACCCAACCGGATCCTATCGCAAATCGTTTACGTTACCGGCGAACTGGAAAGGCAAACACATTTTCTTGCGCATGGAGAAAACCGCTTCGGCATCGTTTGTCTGGGTTAACGGACAGGAAGTGGGCTACAACGAAGGTGCACAAGAGCCTGCCGAATATGATGTGACTAGTTTCCTGAAACCGGGAAAAAATACCATTGCCGTCAACGTAATTAAATATTCAGATGGTGTGTACCTCGAAAGTCAGGACTATTGGCGCCTGGCTGGTATTTTCGACGATGTTTGGTTGTTTGCAAAATCGGATGTACATATCTTTGACTGGCATGCCACTACCGACTTAGACGAAAACTATAAGAACGCAAAACTGAATTTGCAGATTACGGTAAATAATCAATCGAAAACCGATAAACAGAACTACAAGGTTCGCACTTCGCTGTTTAATGCACAAAATGTATTGGTTCAGAACTTTACTTCTGATGCAGTTCAAATAACTGCTGATAATAAGCAAATTATTAATATTTCATCAGAAGTATTAAATCCTAAAAAGTGGACCGCTGAAACGCCTAATCTCTACAAGTTAACGCTGGAATTAATCAATGGCGAAGGGAAAACCGAAGAGGTAATTGCCGGTCGCATTGGGTTTAAAGAGACTGAAATTCGCCATCAGGTTTTCTATCTGAACGGAAAAGCCATTAAACTGAACGGTATTAACTCGCACATGCAACATCCCGATTTGGGGCACACCATGGACGAAGCCACCATTCGGAAAGACTTTGAAATACTAAAACAATTCAATATCAATTGTGTGCGAACTTCACATTATCCACCGGTTTCAAGGTATCTGGAGTTGGCCGACGAATATGGATTGTATATAATTGACGAAGCAGGAGATGAAGCTCATGCAACTGAATATCTAAGTGATAGAACTGAATGGGTGCCCATGTACCGCGAGCGGGTTCGCAAAATGGTGTTGCGCGACCGTAATCATGCCAGTATTCTGTTTTGGAGCGCCGGAAATGAAAGTGGCGAAGGGAAAAATATTTGTGACGTGATTGATGAAGGAAAGAAATACGACAGTACACGTAGCTGGATGTATGGAGGAAATGCTTTTTCTCACCCTTGCGAAGAGATTATCGGGCCACGTTACCCTTCACCTTTTGAACTCAAAAACCAAGTGGGGATGATTCCTGAAAGTGTTGATCCGCGACCCTCGTTTATGGACGAATACCTTTCGGTGGCCGGAAATGCCGGTGGTGGACTGGACGAATATTGGGATGTGATTTACCAGTATCCACGCATTATGGGCGGAGCAATCTGGGATTTCGTGAGTCCGGGCTTGCACGAGCCCGTTCGCAAATTGACAGATTCCTCACCAAACAATGTACCAACTAACATCATGGGACGCGCCAAACTAGTTGCCGGACACGATGGCAAAGGTATTGATCTGAATGGTCACGATCAGTGGGTGGAAGTGTATCAGGATAAAAATATTGAAATCTCGGGTAATGAACTAACGGTTTCGTTTTGGATTTTTCCACGCGATTTAATGAAAACGGGTGGAACACTGCTCACCAAAGGAAACTATCAATTTGGCTTGCAGCAAATTGGTGACAAATCACTCGATTTCTATATCTACACTTCGAGAAAAACAGTTGTCAGTGCTGAATTACCCAAAGATTGGATACAAAACTGGCATCATGTGGCAGGTATTTATGACGGGAAATCTATATCACTATTTATCGACAATAAAAAGGTGGCTGAAAAACCGGTTACCGGGAAAATTACCAATTTTCCTTTCCCACTTAATATTGGTAAGAATGCCGAGACACAAGGTCAGCATTTATCCAGTTATTTATGCGATGCCATTATTGATCAGGTAGGCATTTTCCCAAAAGCGATTGAAATCAATGATTTATTTGCAGCAAAACCTGACTTGAAAAATAGTGCTGCTTTGTGGCTCGATTTTGAACAGGAGCAAAAAGAAGGCGAGTTTTTCAGCTATGGAATTGGAGCACGTACCTACGGCAGCATCTGGCCCGACCGCCGTGTAGAGCCTGAAATGTGGCAAATGAAAAAGTCGGCTCAACCCATTTCTGTAAAGTGGAGCAATGCCGAAAAAATGGAAATTGAAGTTCAGAACCGAAACTTTTTTACCAATACGAATGCTTTTGATGCACGTTGGAATTTGGAAGAAAATGGAATCACGATTGCTTCCGGAAAATTGGAGGTGGATGTCGAAGCGGAAGCAAAAAAAATCTACGTTCTTCCTATCACAAAGCCTCAGCTAAAAGCCGGTGCAACCTATTTGGTAACAGTTAGTTTTCATTCGAAAGAAGCTGCACAATGGGCGCCAAAGGGTTTTGAACTGTATTGGGATCAATTGGAAATGCCATGGATTGTTCCTGCCGATAAAAAATTGGTGCAGCATCAGACCAATTCGTTGAAAGTAACAAATAATGAGCAACAGTTGATTGTATCCGGAGTAAATTTCGATTATTCCTTTAATAAAGCCGATGGACAACTGTACTCCATGAAATACATGGGTACAGAATTGCTGAAACAGGGAGCGCAACTGAATGTTTGGCGTGCCCCTCTGGCAAACGAACAGGACGACTGGACCGCTGGTTCAGGCAGAGCCGAGGGCTACGGAAGGATGGTTGCTAATTCATGGTATGCCATTGGTTTGGATAAGATGAAGTCAAAACTTGAATCATTTCGGGTTGAAAATAAGACAGAAAATGTAATTGTCAGTATTCGTACTATTGACCTTTTTGGAAATGCTGGAAATGCCGGCTTCGAAAATGAGATGATTTATACGATTACGCCCGACGGTGAAATTAGTTTACAGCACACGATTAATCCGAATGGAAGAATGCCCCCGTCGTTGCCACGCATCGGAACAAAATGGGTTTTCAATGACCAAATGCAAAATGTTGAATGGTTTGGACGTGGGCCACAGGAGAATTATCCCGACCGCAAAACCGGCTATCGGATTGGTCGCTATAAAACTACGGTGGATGAAATGTTTATGCCTTATTTGATTCCTCAGGATTGTGGATTGCGTACTGACAACAAGTGGGTAACACTATCAAACAAAGATGGCATTGGCATAGAATTTTCGGCAGATAAATCGTTTAATTTCAATTGCTACAACTACACAACCGAGAATTTATCGAAAGCGAAGTACACCTATCAGTTGGTAAAATCGGATGGTGTAACATTTAATTTCGACTATCAAACTACAGGGGTAGGATGCACGGCAATAGGGGTGCTTAATAAATATCAAACCCTTCCTCAGGCCATACAGTTCACAAGTTCGATAAAACCATTTAAAATCAATAAGTAA
- a CDS encoding thioredoxin family protein: MKKTVLLFLVVFSASLYAQEVGIKFSKDTLLSKALTQAKKEGKLVFIDCYTTWCGPCKFLAKEIFPQKEVGDFYNSHFINLTFDMEKGEGLKIREKYGVQAFPTLLFLNAEGEKVHMGLGSMPAFAFIDLGKAALDETRNLRGITAKMKAGDKSVQTLLLYLKANHYSPDANALVTEYFKTASDEEKLSIEAWDLFVNFINDIDHEQFQYFLKHRSAYEQKFDKKKVDSKIVNGFAYYLQKYKDNPAKAESVKSIDPALYAKFLVLRDFNLVSYEFQTNKTDKTKWNNFIAKAKLVIVPDDSEPMSINGVCWTIYENYRKFDDIASLKLAKEWEEKAHNALPNNHPINDTYAHILFDLGYVKEAIEHEELAIKVATEEKSDTDLKFYHDEVERFRKAK, encoded by the coding sequence ATGAAAAAAACAGTGTTATTATTTCTCGTAGTATTCAGTGCTTCGCTTTACGCACAGGAAGTCGGCATTAAGTTCAGTAAAGACACTTTGTTGTCAAAAGCATTGACACAAGCTAAAAAAGAAGGTAAACTGGTGTTTATCGATTGCTACACCACCTGGTGTGGCCCTTGTAAATTCCTGGCCAAAGAGATTTTTCCACAAAAGGAAGTAGGTGATTTCTACAACAGTCACTTTATCAATCTTACGTTTGATATGGAAAAAGGTGAAGGACTAAAGATTCGGGAAAAATACGGTGTTCAGGCTTTTCCCACACTGTTGTTTTTAAATGCCGAAGGCGAAAAGGTGCATATGGGGCTAGGTTCTATGCCCGCTTTTGCATTTATTGATCTTGGTAAAGCAGCACTGGATGAGACCCGAAACTTACGTGGTATAACTGCTAAAATGAAAGCGGGAGACAAAAGCGTTCAGACATTATTGCTTTATCTCAAAGCCAATCATTATTCCCCGGATGCTAATGCATTGGTAACAGAATACTTTAAAACAGCCAGCGATGAGGAAAAGCTATCTATAGAAGCCTGGGACCTTTTTGTGAATTTCATCAACGATATTGACCACGAGCAGTTCCAGTATTTTCTGAAACATCGCTCAGCTTACGAACAGAAATTCGATAAAAAGAAGGTGGATAGCAAAATAGTTAACGGATTTGCTTACTACCTGCAAAAATACAAAGATAATCCTGCCAAAGCGGAATCAGTAAAATCAATTGATCCGGCGCTATATGCAAAGTTTTTAGTATTACGCGATTTTAATTTAGTCAGTTATGAGTTTCAAACAAACAAAACAGACAAAACAAAATGGAATAATTTTATAGCTAAAGCAAAATTAGTAATCGTCCCGGATGATTCAGAACCAATGAGCATAAATGGTGTATGCTGGACTATTTACGAAAATTACCGCAAGTTTGATGATATAGCCTCACTGAAGCTGGCTAAAGAATGGGAAGAAAAAGCACACAATGCGCTACCGAATAATCATCCGATAAACGATACCTATGCACATATTTTATTCGACCTGGGTTACGTGAAAGAAGCTATCGAACATGAAGAACTGGCCATAAAAGTAGCTACCGAAGAAAAGAGCGACACGGATTTAAAGTTTTACCATGATGAAGTAGAGAGATTTAGAAAAGCAAAATAA
- a CDS encoding alpha-L-arabinofuranosidase C-terminal domain-containing protein yields the protein MKTKTLKRHILKICFFAMGLPFLVNSSANAQTTKLTLDFTKNGPAVSPKLYGLMTEEINHAYDGGLYAELIRNRIFKDNKTKPEGWSLVQQDTTTKASIKLIAADPDNIPFDERRHAINGALTTCLRLTVPKGGSKVGLANEGYWGIPVKPSTTYKASFYLKGTGSTPPRRFGPQGAAPAQTPAAPVIADNTAGPITVSIESNDGKTVYASGTIDLAKSTLWKKYELTLTTAADVKPTADARFVISTDRTGLYYFNLVSLFPPTYNNRPNGNRIDLTKMLIDMKPKFLRFPGGNYLEGPNFADAFPWKTTLGPIDNRPGHKGSWGYRPTDGMGLYEFLMWCEEIGAEPLLGVYAGYSLDGDHIDAGPLLKPYVDDALDEIEYVIGDVNTYWGAKRAADGHPAPFKLSYVEIGNEDWFDRSNSYDGRFKQFREAIEKKYPHLICVSTIADAQYPTQKVTGKSPAVLDEHYYRSSWDMWENAHQYDKYDRNGPKIFVGEWATREGAPTTNLNAALGDAAWMTGMERNSDLIIMSCYAPLFVNVNTATSTAPKAWQWDSDLIGYNALTAFGSPSYYVQKVFSENLGNKIIPMSAENIPTQLKPLSKRDSINKVKQISVPTIFYAATQDDKTGAVYLKVVNTLGKVQPVEINLKGIGKVSKNATLVVISGKKAEDTNTITDPVKIVPVTTKIKGIASVFKQKLAPYSVNVYQLQTGK from the coding sequence ATGAAAACAAAAACATTAAAGAGGCATATTCTGAAAATATGTTTCTTTGCTATGGGTTTACCGTTTCTGGTAAATTCGTCCGCCAATGCTCAAACCACGAAGTTGACATTGGATTTCACTAAAAACGGTCCTGCTGTCAGTCCGAAACTTTACGGATTGATGACCGAAGAAATTAATCACGCTTACGACGGTGGGCTGTATGCAGAACTTATACGTAACCGCATTTTCAAAGACAATAAAACCAAACCCGAAGGATGGAGTCTGGTACAACAAGACACTACCACAAAAGCATCTATCAAGTTGATTGCTGCCGACCCGGACAATATTCCATTTGACGAAAGAAGACATGCCATTAATGGTGCACTTACCACCTGCCTGAGACTTACAGTTCCCAAAGGTGGCAGCAAGGTAGGTTTGGCTAACGAAGGTTACTGGGGTATTCCCGTAAAACCATCCACAACCTATAAAGCTTCATTCTATCTGAAAGGTACGGGAAGTACTCCTCCACGCCGCTTTGGACCGCAGGGAGCTGCTCCTGCACAAACTCCCGCTGCTCCGGTAATTGCCGATAATACGGCTGGACCGATAACAGTAAGCATTGAAAGTAACGATGGAAAAACAGTGTATGCTTCGGGCACCATTGATCTTGCTAAAAGTACATTATGGAAAAAATATGAATTGACACTGACAACAGCAGCCGATGTAAAACCTACGGCTGATGCGCGCTTTGTTATTTCTACAGATCGTACCGGGCTTTATTACTTCAATCTGGTATCGTTATTTCCTCCTACCTACAACAACCGTCCGAACGGAAACCGCATTGACCTGACCAAGATGTTGATTGATATGAAACCTAAGTTCCTGCGTTTTCCCGGAGGTAATTACCTCGAAGGTCCTAACTTTGCGGATGCTTTCCCCTGGAAAACAACGCTGGGTCCTATCGACAATCGTCCCGGACACAAAGGTTCGTGGGGTTATCGTCCTACCGACGGTATGGGATTGTATGAATTCCTGATGTGGTGCGAAGAAATTGGTGCTGAACCGTTATTGGGTGTATATGCAGGTTACTCGCTGGACGGCGACCACATTGATGCCGGTCCGCTACTGAAACCTTATGTGGATGATGCATTAGACGAAATAGAATATGTGATAGGGGATGTAAATACCTATTGGGGAGCTAAACGCGCTGCCGATGGACACCCTGCACCGTTTAAACTGAGCTATGTAGAAATCGGTAACGAAGACTGGTTCGACCGCTCGAACAGCTACGATGGACGTTTTAAGCAATTCCGCGAAGCTATTGAGAAAAAATATCCTCACCTGATCTGTGTTTCAACGATTGCCGATGCACAGTATCCAACACAAAAAGTTACCGGTAAATCACCGGCTGTACTGGACGAACATTACTACCGCAGTTCATGGGATATGTGGGAAAACGCACATCAATACGATAAGTATGATCGTAACGGCCCTAAAATCTTCGTAGGCGAATGGGCTACACGCGAAGGTGCACCTACTACCAATCTCAATGCTGCGTTGGGAGATGCTGCATGGATGACCGGAATGGAACGCAATTCAGACCTTATCATTATGTCGTGTTATGCTCCGTTGTTTGTAAACGTAAACACAGCTACAAGCACTGCTCCTAAAGCATGGCAGTGGGATTCGGACTTAATCGGATACAATGCCCTCACAGCGTTTGGATCACCATCGTACTACGTTCAAAAAGTATTCAGCGAAAACCTTGGTAACAAAATTATACCAATGAGTGCCGAAAACATCCCTACACAGTTGAAACCATTATCGAAAAGGGATAGTATCAACAAAGTAAAACAAATTTCAGTTCCTACTATTTTCTATGCTGCCACTCAAGACGATAAAACCGGTGCAGTCTATCTTAAAGTAGTAAATACACTGGGCAAAGTTCAGCCGGTGGAAATCAACCTGAAAGGTATAGGCAAAGTATCGAAAAACGCCACACTGGTAGTGATAAGCGGTAAAAAAGCAGAAGATACGAACACCATTACCGATCCGGTGAAAATTGTACCTGTTACAACTAAAATAAAAGGTATAGCCTCAGTGTTTAAACAAAAACTGGCACCCTATTCCGTAAATGTATATCAATTGCAAACAGGTAAATAA
- a CDS encoding alpha-L-arabinofuranosidase C-terminal domain-containing protein, with product MSKHFVIAFVLTVCSASYAQQAQKVNINVKSRTPSGTIDTKIYGQLFEHIYFSADGGLWGEMIAERSFEPEQYPGISPREGFFDGWYADDSEILHSPTLFEQPIPLTSVETDQYVLTADVKWRAYKLARHMWSGGYADMRVEFKNISDGLKYRFRLHDPQYEPANPRNPQPVAKEATFAIEKQSVTERQGRDGKPMKVNTWEVVASTPVKPGQIDKAEAWHNLFIAVSGKQVSVKWDEQTVLTYNGLEGNAKKNDIVLGVNYTEAQYKNIQVSSLDRFLVYMTGLPEVVVNPAVAPQWKSFGKAEFSMEKGNAVNMAYSQRIKAGAETAGVTQGPFSIKKGEKYVGSIWAKGDGAAELSIAFTANGQNKAVQVLGKPGAEWKKYEFVLDAGEYTGDAELAIGAKGGTLQVDQVSMMPKTGIDLGGFRPDIYKAVKELGPTNMRWPGGGYAAQYSWKWGVGPQEARVRWPHYMWMNYDQNSFGTDEFIQLCRQINSEPVMVVRIGFDRPASEHAEILQEACDWVAYCNEPATGKWGSKRAANGHPEPYNIKYWEIDNEMWEFGLDNYEAAVREFSTAMRKVDPGIKIIVCGGFDDNDKAMINRSGTYFDYISLHHYENPNGYANGPTKLAEQYKKYADIIAKSPNPKIKLYISEWNLSSIDWRTGLFAGGFLNVCESQPVVEMGAAALFIRRTDAPAWNNAFINFDYKGLFVAPNYLVTKLWHDNFSKNRLAFTGETGDLNISTTLSENSQKVIVKIVNPTDKPYELTVTGDWKKLTGAGYEYLAPGSLTAANSMEAPNAVAVKKQNVVPVGAKVTITLAPLSAGVLNLTK from the coding sequence ATGAGTAAACATTTCGTAATAGCGTTCGTACTGACCGTCTGTAGTGCGTCCTATGCCCAGCAAGCCCAAAAAGTAAATATCAATGTAAAGTCCCGCACCCCATCGGGAACTATCGATACTAAAATATACGGACAACTTTTCGAACACATCTATTTCTCAGCCGACGGCGGTTTGTGGGGCGAAATGATTGCAGAGCGCTCATTCGAACCGGAACAATACCCCGGTATATCGCCTCGTGAAGGTTTCTTCGATGGCTGGTACGCCGATGACAGTGAAATACTACATTCGCCTACTTTATTCGAACAACCCATCCCCCTAACCAGTGTAGAGACTGATCAATACGTCTTAACTGCCGATGTAAAATGGCGTGCCTACAAACTTGCCCGACACATGTGGAGTGGAGGATATGCCGATATGCGTGTTGAATTCAAAAATATCTCGGACGGATTAAAATACCGCTTCCGCCTGCACGACCCGCAATACGAACCCGCAAATCCACGAAATCCACAACCGGTTGCCAAAGAAGCTACATTTGCCATCGAAAAACAATCGGTTACAGAGCGTCAGGGACGGGATGGTAAACCTATGAAAGTGAACACCTGGGAAGTGGTAGCAAGTACACCGGTAAAACCGGGTCAGATAGACAAAGCCGAAGCATGGCACAATTTGTTTATCGCAGTATCAGGTAAACAGGTTTCGGTAAAATGGGACGAGCAAACCGTACTTACTTACAATGGATTAGAAGGTAATGCCAAAAAGAATGATATTGTTTTGGGGGTAAATTACACCGAAGCGCAATACAAAAACATTCAGGTTTCATCGCTGGACAGATTTTTAGTTTACATGACCGGATTACCCGAAGTGGTGGTGAATCCTGCTGTTGCACCTCAGTGGAAATCGTTTGGGAAAGCTGAATTTTCTATGGAAAAAGGCAATGCTGTTAATATGGCTTATTCTCAAAGAATCAAAGCTGGTGCAGAAACTGCCGGAGTCACACAAGGTCCGTTTTCCATCAAAAAAGGAGAGAAATACGTGGGTTCCATTTGGGCAAAAGGTGATGGAGCGGCAGAATTGAGCATTGCATTCACAGCTAATGGTCAAAACAAAGCCGTTCAGGTGTTGGGTAAGCCGGGTGCGGAATGGAAAAAATATGAATTTGTATTGGATGCCGGTGAATATACAGGCGATGCCGAACTGGCTATCGGAGCTAAAGGGGGTACACTACAGGTAGATCAGGTAAGCATGATGCCTAAAACAGGCATTGACCTGGGCGGCTTCCGCCCGGACATTTATAAGGCTGTAAAAGAACTCGGACCCACCAATATGCGTTGGCCGGGTGGGGGATATGCCGCTCAATATAGCTGGAAATGGGGAGTTGGACCACAGGAAGCACGTGTTCGCTGGCCGCACTATATGTGGATGAACTACGACCAGAATAGCTTCGGAACGGATGAGTTTATCCAACTGTGCCGTCAGATTAACTCAGAGCCGGTTATGGTGGTGCGCATTGGTTTTGATCGTCCGGCTTCAGAACATGCCGAGATTTTGCAGGAAGCCTGCGACTGGGTGGCGTATTGCAACGAACCTGCCACAGGCAAGTGGGGTAGTAAACGTGCTGCCAACGGACATCCGGAACCCTACAATATAAAATACTGGGAAATTGATAACGAAATGTGGGAATTCGGACTGGACAATTATGAAGCAGCGGTTCGTGAGTTTTCTACTGCCATGCGCAAAGTGGATCCGGGCATCAAAATTATCGTATGTGGTGGATTTGATGACAACGATAAAGCCATGATTAACCGCTCGGGGACCTATTTCGATTATATCAGTCTGCACCACTACGAAAATCCGAACGGATATGCCAACGGTCCGACAAAACTGGCTGAACAATATAAAAAATATGCCGACATCATTGCCAAAAGTCCGAATCCAAAAATCAAGTTGTACATTTCGGAATGGAACCTGAGCAGCATCGACTGGCGTACAGGTCTATTTGCCGGAGGTTTCCTGAATGTGTGCGAATCGCAACCTGTAGTTGAGATGGGTGCGGCAGCTTTGTTTATTCGTCGCACCGACGCGCCTGCCTGGAACAATGCTTTTATCAACTTCGATTACAAAGGATTGTTTGTTGCGCCTAATTACCTTGTTACTAAACTGTGGCACGACAATTTTTCTAAAAACCGCTTAGCTTTTACAGGCGAAACAGGTGATTTAAATATCAGCACCACACTTTCTGAAAACAGTCAGAAAGTAATCGTAAAAATTGTCAATCCTACCGACAAGCCTTATGAGTTGACCGTGACCGGAGACTGGAAAAAACTTACCGGTGCAGGATATGAATACTTAGCTCCCGGCTCATTGACGGCTGCCAATTCGATGGAAGCTCCAAACGCCGTTGCAGTAAAAAAACAGAATGTAGTTCCTGTAGGTGCAAAAGTGACCATCACCTTAGCGCCTTTATCGGCCGGAGTGCTTAATCTGACAAAGTAA
- the ybaK gene encoding Cys-tRNA(Pro) deacylase translates to MATDKTNAARLLDKAAVPYELISYEVDETDLSAVHVASQLNEPVERVFKTLVLKGDKTGHFVCIIPGAEELDLKKAAKISGNKNCEMLLMKDLLPVTGYIRGACSPIAMKKHFPTYIHDSCCNFDKIYVSAGKRGLQLYLTPQDLINEIKATVGYLVV, encoded by the coding sequence ATGGCAACTGATAAAACGAATGCTGCCCGACTGCTCGACAAAGCCGCTGTTCCGTATGAATTGATAAGTTATGAGGTAGATGAAACCGACCTGAGTGCTGTACATGTAGCATCGCAACTGAATGAGCCTGTGGAGCGCGTTTTCAAGACATTGGTGCTGAAAGGAGATAAAACAGGTCATTTTGTGTGTATCATTCCGGGAGCAGAGGAGCTGGACCTGAAAAAGGCTGCGAAAATTTCGGGAAACAAAAATTGTGAGATGCTTTTGATGAAAGACCTGCTTCCAGTCACCGGCTATATTCGTGGAGCGTGCTCACCCATAGCCATGAAAAAACATTTCCCTACCTACATTCATGACTCCTGCTGTAATTTCGACAAAATTTATGTCAGTGCCGGCAAAAGAGGACTGCAACTATACCTTACTCCACAGGATTTAATTAATGAAATAAAAGCCACCGTAGGTTATTTAGTCGTCTAA
- a CDS encoding GNAT family N-acetyltransferase: protein MILLDKKEYYKASEPLQQVEINHLFADAVVQGHIDGQIYVDNTLKPEVFYVEHPYGMSLLFGCTTNESFNKWLIQHALNTPKIRNRFEWLQAFPNAWNELITTELANHLIKQKDNETAIHNDKIEENTRVNFRFNKAKYLEFKSKHIRDNVPVFPTDRQMFESMQGSVIPARFWNNADDFIEKAMAFSVMDGSTVACTAFSAFVIGNQLEIGIETSDNYRGKGYAAITCSALIDYCLENDYEPVWGCKLENTASYLLAQKLGFEPTVYWPFFRLLK from the coding sequence ATGATTTTATTAGATAAGAAAGAATACTATAAGGCATCAGAACCTCTTCAACAGGTAGAAATAAATCATTTATTTGCGGATGCTGTTGTACAGGGACATATAGATGGGCAGATTTATGTTGATAACACCCTTAAACCTGAAGTTTTTTACGTGGAGCACCCTTATGGAATGTCGCTTTTGTTTGGGTGTACTACAAATGAATCATTCAACAAATGGCTGATTCAGCATGCACTCAATACCCCTAAAATTCGGAACCGTTTTGAGTGGCTACAAGCTTTTCCAAACGCATGGAATGAACTTATTACTACCGAATTGGCGAATCATCTTATCAAGCAAAAAGACAACGAAACTGCGATTCACAACGATAAAATAGAAGAAAATACGCGTGTAAATTTCAGATTCAATAAGGCCAAGTATCTCGAATTTAAAAGTAAACACATTCGGGATAATGTACCCGTTTTTCCTACTGACAGACAAATGTTTGAAAGCATGCAGGGAAGCGTTATTCCTGCGCGATTTTGGAATAATGCCGATGATTTTATTGAAAAAGCTATGGCATTCAGTGTGATGGATGGTTCTACTGTAGCTTGTACCGCTTTTTCCGCTTTTGTAATTGGTAATCAGTTGGAAATAGGAATCGAAACTTCAGATAACTATCGCGGAAAGGGATACGCAGCAATTACATGTTCAGCATTGATTGATTACTGTCTGGAAAACGATTACGAACCTGTATGGGGTTGTAAACTCGAAAATACTGCTTCGTATCTGTTGGCTCAGAAACTTGGGTTTGAACCTACCGTTTATTGGCCATTTTTCAGACTGTTGAAGTAA